The DNA region GGAACAGGAAGCTGTGTGAATCACTGTTAACTTGATGATCATTGTGCACAAAGGGAGCTTAGACACTTAGCTCACACCTACATGTAGACATTCTAATTTTGTTGTCTCTGTCTGGAGATTAATTCCATGCTCAATGTGTTAGGGCTCTGTTTAGTCATTCACATGTAATTGATTAGTGCTGTTTCAAATGTCCTAATCGATTCCACAGTCTCTAGCTGGCACTGCAGTCTATGGGTCCTCTATACATCTCATGTCAAGCCATACATGGAGGTGTCAGTGTGTCTCAAATGTCTCTAGACACCTGCACACCGAAACTGAGGACTCAGATAATAAATGCTTCAAGGATGTTTGATATGAaggtccagcagcagcttctgactCAGGATGTTTGGTGGCCAAGGTTACTTGGAGCTACAAAATGCACCAGAGCAGACTTGTCTTTGTACCATGCTATACTTGTCTTTAGATTGCTCCCTAAGTGTgttctcccagctctgctgggtgacagAGAAGTTTAGTGTGACAGAAGTGTGGTTGGCATTATGCAGACAGCACACAGCTGAATCTTCCAGCATCATCAAACTACTTCTTACCACCATTTGATCCATAACTACTTTTTATGTTTATGCTCTTATCCTGggaggctttgggcaacctgctcttgttaaggatgtctctgcttactgcagagggggttgaattagatgatctttggaggtgccttccaatccagaccattctgtgattctgtgtgaaagtGAAAGAGAGAATAATCTCTTACAGCCTCACCCTCAGTCAGTGCCAGATTTTGTTAGTGTTTTTGTCACTGCAATGTAGAGCCTCAAAACAATTTTTTCACAGCCTTTGCATCATGGTAGCAGAGAGCCTTGCACCAGATGTCAGTGCCTATATAATTGCATTCTAGGATAGTTATCcagggttttgtttattttctgatCTATATTTCCAGTTTAATATGCTGGTGAGCTCCTTATTGTAATACCTGAGGGCGATCAGGTGAGTGACAGAGTTGCTGTGCACTGACTACTAAGGTCTGGCAGCCGCAGCCCTCTGTGACACTGGAAGCTGGTTTTTAACTTCTTTTCTCACACTGACAAATAGGGTTTGTCATGCAAAGGCTGGATATGATGGGGTGCAGGTTTGGAAGCCATCTGAATGCCTCATGTCCTCTAACCTAGAATGAGGCAGTAGTAGAACCAGTCAAGACAGCTGCAAATTTTAGGCAAAGTGGTTCTTTTGATAAGCATCTGAAGCCTGGGCTGTTGCAAGAGGTGTGACCCTTAGAATAATATACTCATTGTCATAAGTTGAGTTCTTCCTGCTGTTTTAGACTGAGAGTGGAAGGCTGTGCAAGTTCTTTGCCCTTCCTGGCCATCTACTGCCTTTCACTTTATTGTgagctttcattttctttggtGTTGTCTCACTTGTGCTCATAAAGTGCTGCATTTACCCATTTGAGTCACATGCCAATTATTGCTCTCACATCCTATTAAAATCATGCTACACACGTTCATACAAATATCCCTGGACCTCTCCTATGGCAGTGCAATAAAAGGTGGCCTTGGGAACTGGATTTATTTGAGCCCAATCCAGAGCCAATAGAGACAAAATTAAATTTTGTTGCCCCAGGGTAAAAAATAGCTTCTTTTGTCCTCATCACGGCTGGTTGCACAAAAACAATTTTGTGGCATTGGCAGGATGAGttctggaagaggggaaggagagactTTGCTGGCAAGACCTCACTGGGGGCTGTCACTACATTTCTGAAACGTGAAGTGACAAGAGCTGTGCAGGAACAAGGGAGGCTCTTGGAGGGGCAATATGTCTGCAGTGGGTTTCAGTGAGCTGTGGTTCTCTCCATCCCTCCAGCTTCTGCTCCCATGACCAGATAGtctttttgggaaagaagggtgGGTTCCTAGGGTCTTCACCCCAGGGAAGGGGTGGCAGGGCCAGACAACTACCTAAGGTGTAAGAGAATTGCTCTTCTGTACTTTCTTACCCTTAAAGCTCCTTTAGCTCCTACCCAAACTCCCCAAATCACCTATTTCACTTCTCTAATTTCTGTAAATGGTTCATGAACTCAGCACTGGGAAGGAGACAAAAGAAGGAGCAGACAGAGCATGGTTAGgccaccacatccatagggctGCAATTTGCTACTGCCAGAAAATATTTAGGCCCATTTCCTATGAGCACACAGGAATTAACTCTCCTGGCTATAATGCTTACAGCTCCGGAACCATTAGCATCAATCTCTTAACCTTTCTGTTACGTCTCTTGTTATAATCAGATTGTTTTAATTCCTAGAAATTCTGGGAGCTTTGGTGTCTATGCTGATCATTTGGATGGTGACTGGTGTGTTGGCATACTTGTCTAGCATGAGGCTGCTACACCCCAATTACAATATTGATGCTCCAGTGATGCTCATTACCTCTGCTTGTGCCGTGCTCGCCAACATCCTGTaagttgctttgttttcctctcagtATAACTTTTGAACCTTgaccctgctgctgtgtttcaaTAGAAGAACACTACAGAGATATTTGCCTGGAAAAATAGAAAGTGTTTATAATTTTCATGAGGATATGGAAAGGGGGAGAGAAAAGACATCCTGCTTCTCATTCAGGGTTGCAGTTactctcttcctttctgttAGCTTCCATACTGGGAAGGCAAATTATGAATGCAGGGAAAGATTAACCTCCATCTCACTTTTTATTAGATGTCAGAACATTCAAGAACTCATCTAAAGTGAAGCCTCATTAATTACCCCATTCACAACCTTTTTTATTTATATGCAGAACACTGATTTGCCTAGGAATTATCTGCTTAGCCACTATGGATTTTTACTTAGTGTGTTCAGCATTCAGAAGTGAGAGCAGTGATGATGTGTGTGGCATCGCCGCTTTCAGAGAGGCAATAATCCCACTGATATTTCTAGCTTTACATCTCTTGCAGACTGAGCCTGATTCTGCATCAGACTGGCCACGGGCACAGCCATGGGGCACAGGCCAGGGAGCATATGTTGTCCCCTCTGGACAAGCCAGCCCTGAGCAACACCAGTTTGCGGGCAGCCTTTGTGCATGCCATCGGAGACCTGTTCCAGAGTATTAGTGTGCTAATTAGTGCACTTATCATCTTCTTTAAGGTTAGTTTATGAGTTCACTTGCTTTCCTTGCAATTAAGGATAACAGTTGACTGTGACACTAGCTACTATGTAAATATTTCCTCCAGCTTAATGATATAAATAATAACTTAGCCAAAGAAATACAATTATTCTTGGGAATTGGAATGGCTGTTGGGAGTGTAACCCTTGCTCCTTGGTGTTTCAATTGCAAGGAGGATACTTTggtgtctctctctttcttcttacATAGCACCTTCATTCCTGGGTGCTGAGGCTCCCTAACTGGCAAAGGAGGTCAGCACTCATTCTACACTAGATGAATGTATTATTCTTAGTGATTAACTAATGAAATATGGAAATAACCAACAAAAAAATGGAACTAACAAACCACTATGCTCATGTTTTTTTTCTAGCCGGAATACAAAATAGCTGATCCCATCTGCACATTTGTGTTTTCCATCTTTGTTTTGGCAACAACCATCACCATTTTAAGGGATATTTTGGTTGTGTTAATGGAAGGTAGGACCTGATTTGAGAATGAATAGAGTTatattttgtggtttttttttttactctctcTTTCTCCAAGAGACTTATACTGACTGCCAAAATACAGCAGCACACTTCTGTATCAGTTTCCACTATACTCATAATTCTATAATACCTTtatactggatgatcttggaggtctcttccaacctggctgattctatgaattacaaTTTTAATCAAAACTGTTTTCTACCACTGCACTAGAAGACTTTCAGAAATGCCAacttccacaaaaaaaaaaaactctgtaCTAGTGTTTTGCTAATGAATTCTCAACGTGTTCCTAGATTgagttgctttgctttgttgtaTAAGAGTGCTTTTTGTTACCCTTTGGCATGCGAAATGTCTACTCACTGTTCATTGGGTAATTCCTTCACCCATGTGAAAAACAAGTCTTTgccaagaaaaggaaaaagaaaagaaaaaagaaaaagaaaaagaaaaagggagagagagagaaagaaaaagagagagagagagagaaaaaaaaagagaaagagtatctgaagggggcttacaggaaggctggggaaggactatatacaagctcttgtaatgttccacatgacatcctggtcaccagacTGGATAAACATgggcttgatgggtggagcacggatggataaggaattggctggatggtggcatgaagagagtggtgatcaagggcacaatgtccacctggagaccagtgacaagtggctcCCTCGGGggccagtgctggcaccagtgctgcttaacctctttgtcagtgatatggacagaggaatcagtgcaccctcagcaagtttgcagatgacactaagctgtgtggcacagtggaattgctggagggaaaggatccatccagagggacttggacaggcagAAGGcatgtgcccaggccaacctcatgacattcaacaaggccaagtgtaaggtcctgcacctgggtcagtgcaatcccagtCACAAATCCATGCTggatggtgaatggctgagagcagccctgaggaaaaggacctgggggtctgggttgatgaaaagctcaacatgagcctgcagtgtgagtgcatcccagacagcagccctgtgctgggctgcagcaagagcagcatggccagcagggcaagggaggggccaatggcatcctggcctggatcaggaatagtgcagccagcaggaccagggagatcattctgcctctgtactcagtgctggccagggcacagcttgagtactgtgccccattctgggcccctcaagttAAGAaatatgttgaggtgcttgaatgtgtccagaggagggcaacaaagctggtgaggagggtctggagctcagccctatgaggagcagctgagggggctgggggtgttcagcctggaaaagagaaggctcaggggtgacctcattgctgtctacaactatccaaaaggaggctgtagccaggtgggggttggtctcttctcccaggcaaccagtgacagaataaggggacacagtctcaaattgtgccagggcaggtttagtctggacgttaggaagaaatttttcacagcaagagtgattggcattggaatgggctgcctggagaggtggtgaagtcaccatccctggaagtgtttaaaaggaggctgggtgagacacttagttaattagaagggttaggtgataggttggacttgatgatcctagaggtctttttcaacctgtttaattctgtgattctgtgattcttacctCTTTGAAATCTTTTTCTTCCACCCACTTATTCTTACAAGGAACATCAAAAGGATTTGGTTATGATGCAGTGAAAGCAAGAATTTTAGCAGTTGAGAAAGTGGAGTCTGTTCACAACCTTCATCTTTGGTCCCTGACAACAAATCAGACTCTCCTATCTGCCCATGTTGCCACAGGTCAGTAAATTTCTCTAAatagggagaggctgagggagctgggatggtttagcctggagaagaggaggctcagggcagacctcattgctgtctacaactacctgaagggtggttgtagccaggtggaggttggtctcttcccctagacaaccagaaacagaacaaggggacacagtctcaagttgtgctgggggaggtctaggctggatgttaggaggaagttgttgtcagagagaatgattggcattggaatgggctgcccagggaggtgttcaagtaaagcctggatgaggcacttagtgccatggtctagttgactggctaggttgggtgctaggttggactggatgatcttggaggtctcttccaacctggttgattctatgattctatgattctaagtattcGGCTGCTGCTTATTGAAAATGAGCTTCTTTTGACTGAGATACAACTGACCATATCTGTTGCTTGTTAAAACAAATGCCATCATTTTGTTGAAAAGATAGCAACAAACAACAGCTCTCAAAccctcctcccagaaaccttaCCGAAACGACAGGCACAAACACAGAACTTGGAAACTGCAGAGATTGTGGAGCAAGGGAGTCAactaaaatgtattttaaataaaTTAGAAAAACTAGACCCAGGATGGATTTTTCTCACAACATCAAATCTGTTTTGGAGTGGATTTATCAAACTCAAAAACTGTTgatccctttaaaaaaaaaacacaacagaacaACATGTAGGTCAAATCTTCATTCCTGCTGCATCTCTAGCTGTAAAATGATCTTTAAAACATAGCTTGGAGTGTAGAGGAACCTCCAGGGGAAGAGCTGATCTTTAAAAATCCTCTTTTAAAAATGTAATCTTTATCCCTGTTGACAAATCATCCACTGCACAGATCAATTGTCTTGTTTGTCTCTTCCTTTGTACATGTTAAGGTTtgttaaaagaaaatattcCATCTAGGTTTGGACAAGAACATGAGGCAAAGCCCCATGTGGAGTCCCCCTTCCTAAAAAAAAAGTGGGGTGTATCAGCCACCTGAACCACTTGGCACTGTTTCTGCCCCCTGACTGGATGAACTAACTTTTATTAAGCATTCCTGCTTTCCtccactcttctgccaggctgaaTTTCTTTGGTGATTACTCTTAGCTCTGCTCTTGCCAAAATTGCATATTCCATCCACATTTGAATGAACATACTTCTGCTGACATGCAGGTTCCTGAAAGGAGGACAAAAAGGACAAGAAACCCTTCCCAAAACAAACTTCTGTTAGAAGTTTGCAAGTAGTTTCTGTCAGTGACCACTTACTCTGCTTTAAAGGACTGCATGCTATTGTATCACATGCATTGTgattttcttctgtttgctacctacagcagacacagcagacAGCCAGAAGGTTTTAAGAGATATTACTCAAGCCCTGTTTGAGCACTACGGCTTCCACTCCATCACCATTCAGATTGAACGGGGAGAGGATCAGAAACAAGACTGTGTCTTCTGCCAAGAGCCCAGTGATTAAAGGGAGCAGTACCCTACGTGAAACCAAGCCTCTTGCAAGTCAATGAAGAATAGATGTGCTGTTCGTGTTTCACTGGTTAAAAGCAAATGTTAATTAACTCAACTACAAAGCCCTGCAATTGTGAGCAGTACATGGACCTTTATTTGTTGGCAATGTctaccagaatcatagaatcaaccaggttggaagagacctccaagatcatccagtccaacctagcacccagccctagccagtcaactagcccatggcactaagtgcctcatccaggcttttcttgaacacttttcCAGTTAGCCTATTTAtttccagcagtgtgcacttgcagcccagaggccaaccagagcctgggctgcatcaggagaagagtggccagcagggtgagggaggtctctggtgagaccccatctggagtactgcatccagttctggagcccccattacaagaaggatgtggatgtgctggaacatgtccagagaaggaccactgggttgatcagagggctggagctgctttgctatgaggacaaactgaaagagttggggctgttgagtctggagaagagagg from Pogoniulus pusillus isolate bPogPus1 chromosome 14, bPogPus1.pri, whole genome shotgun sequence includes:
- the SLC30A8 gene encoding LOW QUALITY PROTEIN: proton-coupled zinc antiporter SLC30A8 (The sequence of the model RefSeq protein was modified relative to this genomic sequence to represent the inferred CDS: deleted 1 base in 1 codon; substituted 1 base at 1 genomic stop codon); protein product: MAATKGLERACLVSERDTKKYSLALDRMSWHQKNLNEERQQQEAEVTEANPAYHCHSYSRAYENRKREQHQARRKLCLASVICILFMIAEITGGQIAGSLAVITDAAHILVDLTSFLISLFSLWIASKPPTKQFTFGWHRAEILGALVSMLIIWMVTGVLAYLSSMRLLHPNYNIDAPVMLITSACAVLANILLSLILHQTGHGHSHGAQAREHMLSPLDKPALSNTSLRAAFVHAIGDLFQSISVLISALIIFFKEDTLVSLSFFLHSTFIPGAEAPXLAKEPEYKIADPICTFVFSIFVLATTITILRDILVVLMEGTSKGFGYDAVKARILAVEKVESVHNLHLWSLTTNQTLLSAHVATADTADSQKVLRDITQALFEHYGFHSITIQIERGEDQKQDCVFCQEPSD